The genomic DNA AAACTAGATATGTAGATATAAATACGGCCACTTTAGAAGAACTTTCAAATAGTGGAATAACAATGAGGCAAGCTAAATTAATAATGGACTATAGAGATAAAACAGGTGGATTTCAAAACCTTCAAGAGTTAAAAAGAATAAAAGGAATAGGTCAAGCCACATACGATAAAATGAAATTAGTTCTTATGATAAAAGAACCTGCTCAAAGAAAACCATTATACATTAATGAAGCTACAGATGAAGATATGAAGCTATATGGGCTAGATAAAAAATATATAAAAAAGATTAGAAAACACATAAATAGATATGGAAGAGTTGAAAATAATATGGAACTTATAAAACTTTTACCAAATAGTACTTATGAAAAGTATAAAACAATAATTAAATATGATAAATAGAAAATATAATTTTGAGAAAGAGAGTGATAATATGGGAAAATTAATAAGAGGTGCAAGTAAAAACGCTAGATTTTTTGTTGTAGATTCAACAGATGTGGTACAAGAGGCACTAAATATACATAAATGTAGCCCTACAGCTATTGATGCCTTTGGAAGATTATTAACAGCTGGAATAATAATGGGTTCTACTTTAAAAGGAAATGATATTTTAACATTAAGAACAGATACAGATGGAATTTTAAATAATATGGTAGTAACTGCTGATTCAAATGGAGGAGTAAAAGGTTACTTATCAAATCCTAGTGCTGATATCCCTCTTAAAGATAATGGAAAATCAGATGTTGGAAGACTTGTAGGAAAAGGATTTTTAAAAATCATAAAAGATATGGGACTTAAAGAACCATATGTAGGTCTATCTGAAATGAATTCTGGAGAAATAGCTCAGGATATTGCTTATTATTACTATAATTCAGAGCAAACACCAACAGTTATAGCTTTAGGTGTAAAATTAAAAGATGAGCATACTGTTGAGTATGCTGGTGGATACATGATACAACTTTTACCAGGAGCAGAAGAATTATTTATTGATGCATTAGAGCAAAAAATACAAGCTATAAGACCAATGACAGAACTTATGGCAGGTGGAATGAGTATAGAAAGAATAGCTAAACTTTTATATGAAGATATGAACAGTGAAGATCCTGATAAATTAGTAGAAGATTATAAAATATTAGAAGAAAAAGATGTTAAGTATAGTTGTAACTGCAGTGCTGATAAATTTTATAGAGGACTTATAACTTTAGGAAAAGATGAGTTAAAAAGTATTTTTGATGAAAAAGATGAAATAGAAACTCAATGTCATTTCTGCGATAAAAAATAT from Fusobacterium hominis includes the following:
- a CDS encoding ComEA family DNA-binding protein; translated protein: MRLKKSILIVMVMAILSVLTYGAQLEKSNENYDLIISTNVLKEETRYVDINTATLEELSNSGITMRQAKLIMDYRDKTGGFQNLQELKRIKGIGQATYDKMKLVLMIKEPAQRKPLYINEATDEDMKLYGLDKKYIKKIRKHINRYGRVENNMELIKLLPNSTYEKYKTIIKYDK
- the hslO gene encoding Hsp33 family molecular chaperone HslO; the protein is MGKLIRGASKNARFFVVDSTDVVQEALNIHKCSPTAIDAFGRLLTAGIIMGSTLKGNDILTLRTDTDGILNNMVVTADSNGGVKGYLSNPSADIPLKDNGKSDVGRLVGKGFLKIIKDMGLKEPYVGLSEMNSGEIAQDIAYYYYNSEQTPTVIALGVKLKDEHTVEYAGGYMIQLLPGAEELFIDALEQKIQAIRPMTELMAGGMSIERIAKLLYEDMNSEDPDKLVEDYKILEEKDVKYSCNCSADKFYRGLITLGKDELKSIFDEKDEIETQCHFCDKKYKFTKKDFEDILK